The sequence below is a genomic window from Salvelinus sp. IW2-2015 linkage group LG10, ASM291031v2, whole genome shotgun sequence.
TTTGGGAAGGTGGTGGGCAGCGGCAACCCTGCAGACTTCATTCCCATCCTTCGTTACCTACCAAACCGCACCATGAAGAGGTTTATGGATATCAATGACCGTTTCAACACCTTTGTGCAGAAGATTGTCAGTGAGCARTATGAAAGCTATGACAAGGTAAATAATACATTGCATCATGtttcaaaaaatatttgatcTATTGCTGTTTGTTGTCTGTGATACTGATTGTCCATTGTTCTGTTTTCAGGACAACATCCGTGACATCACTGACTCCCTCATTGACCACTGTGAGGACAGGAAACTAGATGAGAACGCCAACATCCAGGTGTCTGATGAGAAGATTGTGGGCATTGTCAATGATCTGTTTGGGGCAGGTGAGTTGAGTTAAAATAACGCAACAGTTATGCTGAGTCACTCCATATCAttgaaacatttttacatttgtagGATGTTTTAATTATGCAATGCggcttctgtctccctctcaagGTTTTGACACCATCAGCACAGCTTTGTCATGGGCTGTTGTGTACCTTGTGGCTTACCCAGAGATCCAGGAAAGACTGCATCAGGAACTGAGTAAGTTGAAACTTGTTAGTTTTAACAGATAGTTCTGTTGCCTAATTTAAATGAGTCATTCACAGAGAGATCCTATAAATCAGTTCTATATGTAATTGAATGGAGTCATGATTCAAAATATTGTGGCTTACTAACCTGTCACTACGTGTCCCATTTTTTTTTGATAACCAATGTTCTCTATTGTCCTCCCAACAGAGGAAAAGGTGGGAATGATTCGCACTCCCCGTCTCTCAGACAAAACCAACTTACCTCTGCTGGAAGCCTTCATCCTGGAGATCTTCCGGCACTCTTCCTTCCTGCCGTTCACCATCCCACACTGGTGAGTTGCACTTACACCTGCTAGAAACACAAATTTACAATATCAGCCAAACagacatttacaatattaaccaAACACACATTTGCAATGTTAGCCAAACAGACATTTACAATATCAGTTACACATTATAGACACATATGGCATGGTCTGACTCTGGTATTGTCAATATTTTTTCAGCACAGTCAAGGATACATCGCTCAATGGCTACTTCATTCCCAAGGACACCTGTGTCTTTATCAACCAGTGGCAGGTCAACCATGACCCGTGAGTAGTATTTTTAAACTAAAACTTCTCAACTCCATTACTATGCAACTACTGTGCAACAACAGTGTTGTTACTGTAgtaattacagtgttactacacaggtataACACAAACCTAATGTAAAATGTTACCTTTGTGCTCTTCAGGGAGCTGTGGAAGGAGCCTTCTTCATTCAACCCTGACCGTTTCCTGAGTGCTGATGGCACAGAACTTAACAAACTGGAGGGGGAGAAGGTGCTCGTATTTGGCATGGGCAAGCGCCGCTGCATCGGTGAGGCCATCGGACGCAATGAGGTCTACCTCTTTTTGGCCATCCTGCTGCAAAGGCTGCGCTTCCAGGAGAAACCTGGGCACCCACTGGACATGACCCCAGAGTACGGCCTCACCATGAAGCACAAGCGCTGTCAGCTGAAGGCTAGCCTGCGGCCATGGGGGCAGGAGGAGTGAGGGCTATGGTCACATTTATGATTCTCAACATCACAATAACTGATTTATAGTTAGCCCTACATACTTGATGGCATGAGCTGAGTTCAGATTTAAAAGCCAGAGGGTACATTTTCTCTCCAGGAAAGACTGGGCTTGACACCTCTCTTGATTCATAGGAGAATTAACAGTGAGGGAAAACTGAGTCAAATTGTAGACAATTTGAAATCGATAAAATTATAATCTGAAACACGGTTTGTAGAGGGATTCCAAACAAGTGTTGAATTGGATAAAGGACCTTCACAAACTCATAGAGTTGATTGGTTTCTATGACCAGCATACTACAGACCCTTCTAGAGTTTGTC
It includes:
- the LOC111969507 gene encoding cytochrome P450 1A1, translating into MVLMILPIIGSVSVSEGLVAMVTLCLVYMIMKYMHTEIPEGLKRLPGPKPLPIIGNVLEVHNNPHLSLTAMSERYGSVFQIQIGMRPVVVLSGSETVRQALIKQGEDFAGRPDLYSFKFINDGKSLAFSTDKAGVWRARRKLAMSALRSFATLEGSTPEYSCALEEHVCKEGEYLVKQLTSVMDVSGSFDPFRHIVVSVANVICGMCFGRRYSHDDQELLGLVNLSDEFGKVVGSGNPADFIPILRYLPNRTMKRFMDINDRFNTFVQKIVSEQYESYDKDNIRDITDSLIDHCEDRKLDENANIQVSDEKIVGIVNDLFGAGFDTISTALSWAVVYLVAYPEIQERLHQELKEKVGMIRTPRLSDKTNLPLLEAFILEIFRHSSFLPFTIPHCTVKDTSLNGYFIPKDTCVFINQWQVNHDPELWKEPSSFNPDRFLSADGTELNKLEGEKVLVFGMGKRRCIGEAIGRNEVYLFLAILLQRLRFQEKPGHPLDMTPEYGLTMKHKRCQLKASLRPWGQEE